The genomic segment CCCGGGCTAGAGTATCGCGGCCTATCGCCGGCAGTCCGGAGAGGTGGAACGGGGACCAGGGCAGGCGCCCTCACCCCTTGCACAGATCCTCTGCCGTCATGTCGGGCATCATGTCCTCGGTGAACCCGAAGGGTTCCACGAGCGCCAGGTGAGCGGGCGAACCGACGAAATCGGCGAGAACGCCGTTGAAGGCGTCCGCGAGATCGCGGTCCTCCTTGCGGAAGGCGAAGCCGCCATACCCCTTGACCTGCTCGCCATCGAGAACCGGATAGAATTGCGGAGTCGCCTCCAGACCGTCCTCGCCGTCGACCAGATCCTTCGCGGTGAGCGCGGTCAGGGCGACCGCGTCGATCTCGCCGGCCTTCAGGGCGTCCATGGCGAGGCCGAAATCCCTGTAGAGCGGCGCCCGGTCGGCGGGTATGCCGGTCACCAGCGCGTAATTGTATTCCACCGTCCCCGCGATCAGCCCGACGCGGGCCTCCTCATTGTCCGACACGGTGGCGAAATCGGTGAGCCCCTTCGGGTTGCCGGCCTTCACCGCGAAGGCCTCGCCCACGACATAGGTCGGATTGGAGAAGGCGACCTCGCCGCAGCGCGCCGGTGTGATGAACATGCCGGCCGCGGCGATATCGATGCTGCCGTCGCGAAGGCCCGGAATGAGCGCGCCGAACTCCACCGTCACGAAGGAGAGTTCCGCATCGGGCGCCAGCCGGGCGAGCACGGCGCGGGCGATCTCGGGCGCCTCGCCCGTGATCTCGCCATCCGGCCCGCGATAGCCATAGGGCGCCTCGCCGGCGACCGCGATGGTGACCTTTCCGCCCTCACGTGCGCGCTCCAGCACACCTTGCGCGGAGGCCAGCCCGGTCATGGCCAGCACCGAGACGAGCCCTGCGGCAAGCCATCCCGCAGGGCGGCGGAGGAAATCCACATTCACACGCATCGCACCGTTCCTGGACGTTATGCGCCGGCCTGCCCTCCCCTTGTCCTCCGTGTCTTAACGCACGGTGATACAGGTGCATGGCGCTATGGAGTTGACCTTGTGGGACACGCTGCCGAGCAGCAGTGCGCCGATATCGCCGAGCCCGCGGCTCCCCATCACGATGGCGTCGGCCTTGTGCTGCTGGGCGATCTCCACGATGGTGCGGGCGGGATGCCCGCGTTTGACCTCGGAGGTCACACTGTCGATCCCGGCATCCTTCGCACGCTTCACCGCCTCATCCGTGAACTCGCGGGCGAGCCGCTTGAGCGTGGCGTCCGGCGGTTCGATCTCCTCGCGCCCCCTCACCAGCGAATGGGTGCTCTCCAGCATGGAGTGATGCCGGTAGACGCTCGTCATGACGAGGGACGACCCGTAATGCTTGGCAAGGTCCACGGCGGTGTCCACGGCCTTGTAGGAGTGATCGGACCCGTCGACGGCGACGACAATCGTCTGGAACATGGCGGCTCCCCCATCAGCGGAAGGCGAGGTCGCGCAGGAACAGCGCGATCTGCGGGAACACGATCAGCAGAACGGATGCCGTCAGCAGCATGATGATGAAGGGCGGCGTGCCCCTGATGACGTCCATATAGGGCCGTCTGAAGATCGCGATGGCGGTGAAGATGTCGCAGCCGAATGGCGGTGTCGCCGACCCGATGGCCACCTGGAGCGTGATGATCGTGCCGACGAGGACGGGATCGAGGCCCGTGGCCTGCACGATGGGTGCGAAGATCGGGACCAGGATCAGGATCACCACGATCGGGTCGACGAACATGCAGCCGATGAAGAAGGCGATGGAGATCGCGATCAGCACCATGGTTGGCCCGGCCTCGGCCAGCCCGAGGGCGCCGAGGATGGCCTGCGGGATCTGGGCGAAGGAGATCGTCCAGGAAAACGCCGCGCCGGCCCCCACGAGAATGAACACCACCGCCGTGATGAGCCCCGTCGACAACGCGATGGCCGGAATGTCGGAGACCTTGAGCGAGCGGAAGATGAGCACTTCGAGGACGAAGGCGTAGAGCACCGAGACGGAGGCCGCCTCCGTGGGGCTGAAGATGCCGCCATAGATGCCGCCGATGATGATCACCGGGAAGCCGAGCGGCCAGATGGCACGCCGCATGGCGGTCAACCGCTCGCCCCAGGTCGCCTTGGGATCGGTCGGGATGTCGTGGATCGTCGCATAGACGATGGAATAGGCGGCGAACATCATGAGGATGAGCACGCCCGGCCCGATGCCGGCGATGAACAGCTCGGCGATGGAGGTGCCCGAGACCACGCCATAGATGATCATGCCGATGCTCGGCGGGATCAGGAAGGCGATGTCGGAGGCGTTGATGGCGAGCGCCATCACGAAGCTGTCCTTGTAGCCCGCCTTCAGCATCTTCGGGCGCAAGGGCCCGCCAATGGCGACGACCGTGGCCTGGGTGGAGCCGGAGACCGCGCCGAACAGCGTGCAGGCCGCCGCCGTGGTCACCGCGAGCCCGCCGCGCACATGGCCCACGAAGCGCATCACCAGATCGAGCAGCCGGTCGGCGGAATGGCCCTTGGTGATGATGTCGGCGGCGAGGATGAACATCGGCACCGCGATGAGCGCGGACGGCTTCACCCCGCCGATCATCTGCTGGATGATGATCTCCGGCTTCATCATGCCGCCGAAGAAGGCGAAGAAGCCCAGAAGCGCCGCCCCGATCAGGGGGATGAGCATGGGAAAGCCCAGCAGCAGCAGCACGATCATGAGCGACAGCATGGCCGTTGTCATCGATCGGCCCTCCCCTTGCCGTTGGTCTCCCCGTCCGCGCTGTCGGGCATCTCTCCCGGCGCGACGGCGGCCGCCTTGGCCAGGTCGTCGGGCTCCACGCCGGCGACTTCCGCCTCGTCATAGGCGTCGACCTGCTCGTAGGAGATGTAGACGTCGCGGCTTCCCAGGTTCTTCGTCACCGTCAGCACATACTGGATGCCGGTGATCACGAAGCCGACGGGCACCCAGATATAGGTCAGATAGAGCGGCAGGCGCAGGGCCGGCGTCACCTTGCCGAGATTGGCCACGCGCGAGACATAGAGGAAGGAGTAATAGGCCAGCACGAACATGATGGCCGCCGTGACCCCCGCGATCAGGATCATCAGCGCCTTGCGGTTGCGGTCGCTGAGCTGGTCGTAGACCGCCGACATGCGGATATGCCGGCCCTTGCGCGCGGCATAGCCGAGCCCCACGAAGGTCACCAGCACGATCAGGAACTGGTTCAGCTCCTCGGAGAAGTAGATGCTCTGGGCGAAGACGAACCGCCCGACCACATTGCCGATGGAGTTGACCGCCATCAGGATGACGCCGGCGGCGAGCACGAAGGCCTCGAACCGGGCGATTGCTCTGTCGATCAAGGAAAGGACGCGCATTATCCCCTCAAGCCCCTCCCGGCGCTTGCAGCCCGGCGGGCTTCCAGACCGTGGCCGCCTTGTCCGGCATGCCGTGGACCCTCCCGTCCGATCCGTCTGCTCTCCGCCCCGACGGTCCAGCCGGCGATATCCGCCGCGCCCGTCCCCCGGGACCACATCATTCGACCCTCATTGAGACGGTTCCCCCATTCTTGAATCATGTCAAGTTATAGATTGTCATGATATTTTCGTCCCCCTGTTTTCCGCCGGAACACGCTTTCAGAGTTCAGAGCATCCGGAACACACGATCCAGGGTGGTCTTTCCGACGGAAACCGCACGAAGAGACAACCGGAGCGAGACGTCATGGGCGAAGCCGGCAAAATTGTGATGAAACAATGATTGTCTTGATATGAGGACAATTGCTCGCTTAGGCTATTTCGATCTTGGGGTGAAAGGGGACATGGCCGTGCAGACACCGCCGCGTGCCGACCGCGATCGCCCCTGATGCAATCACCACAATTCATGACCCCTTGAGGCGGCAAATCAGGAAGGCACAAGGACCATGACACGATTCCCAACGAGCAAATTCGCAACGGTCGTCGCGGCCGCAGTCGGCGCGGTAATGATGAGCCAGGCCGCGGTTGCGGAGGAATGGAAGTTCGCGATCGAGGAGATCACGGGCAGCGTCCAGGACCGCTATGCCCAGGAGTTCAAGCGCCTTGTCGAGGAGAAGACCGACGGCGAGGTGACGGTCACCGTCTATCCCTACGGCACGCTCGGCACCTCCGCCGACCTGACCGAGCTGGTCACCCAGGGCGCGCTTCAGTTCGCCAACGCCTCGCCGGGCCATCTCGGCACGCTGGTGCAGGAGATCCAGGTATTCTCCGTGCCCTATCTGCTCTCCGACAACAACGAGGCCAACAAGAAGGTCCTGAGCGAGAGCGAGGTCATCTACGACACGCTCGGCTCCGACTTTGAGGAGAAGGGCCTGAAGCTCCTCACCATGTATCCGGAAGGCGAGATGGTCTGGACGACCAACAGGGAGATCCGCAAGCCGGAGGATTTCGACAACTTCAAGATGCGCACCATGGTCTCGCCCATGCTGATCGAGGCCTACAAGGCCTTCGGCGCGAGCCCGACGCCCATGCCCTATGGCGAGGTCTATGGCGGGCTGCAGCTCAAGCAGATCGACGGCCAGGTGAACCCGATCTTCGCCATCGAGGAGATGAAGTTCTACGAGGTCACCGACTACATGATCTGGGCCGGCCAGCAGCAGTTCACGACCACGGTCGTCACCGGCGCGGACTTCTATAACGGCTTGTCGGACGAGCGCCGCAAAATGCTCGACGAGACCGTCGCGGAGCTCAGCGACTACATCTTCAAGGTCCAGGACGAGTACAACAAGGAACGGCTGGAGAAGATCAAGAAGGCCAAGCCGGACATGAAGATGATCGAGCTCACCGACGAGGAGAAGGCCGTCTTCGAGAAGGCCGCCATGCAGGCGCGCGAGAAGTTCATCGAGATGACCGGCGACAGCGGCAAGAAGATCCTCAACGACCTCGAGGCCGAGATCAAGGCGGCCGAGAAGGAAGCCGGGGGGAACTGACCCCACGCGCCATCAGGCGAGGTATCGCACACAAGGGTCGGGCACGGACGGTGCCCGGCCCTTTTTCGTGCAGGGCCGCCGCGTCCGCAGGCCAGCGGTTCCGACACCCGGACCACACCGGCTCCGGCGCGCTTTCCGGACATATCGCGGCATCATAAACATACCATCCAGAATGCATGTAAGTATGCGAACTGCACATCAAACCGGCACATAATGCCCAATATAACGCCGATCATCGGGATTGACTCTGAAAACAAAAACATTCTAACTGGAATGCAAATGGAGACGCATGTGGCCAGAACCCAACCGCGACGGACACAGGAAGAGCGCAGCGCCGAAACCAGACGCCTCCTGCTCGAGGCCACGCTCGATTCGCTCATCGAGATCGGCTACGCCAACAGCTCCACCCAGCGCATCGTCGAACGCGCCGGCGTCACCCGCGGCGCCCAGATCCACCACTATCCCAGCAAGCAGGCCCTCGTGGTCGCCGCCACGGAGCATCTGTTCCAGGGCTTCGTCGACGAGGTCGCGCCGCTCGCCGCCGCCATGCGCGAGAACGAGCTGACCCTCGACGGCTTCGTGGAGCGGATGTGGGAGAAGTTCTTCGCCGGACGCTTCTTCTACGCCTCGCTGGAGCTGATCGTGGCCGCACGCAGCGACCCGGCGCTCAAGGACCAGCTCATCCCGCTGATCCGCCGCCTCCATCGCGGGCTCGACGACATCTGGTACCGCTATTTCCGCGGCACCGACATCTCGCCCGCGCGCGTCGACACGCTGCTCAACATGACCCTTTGCCTGTTCCGCGGCATGGCCGTCCAGGCGGTCTTGCGCGAGGACCCGGCCTATTACCGCGAGCTGCTCGACGCCTGGAAGGAGATCCTGTCGCGCATGGTCACCGAACAACGCGAAGCCGGCACCGTGACCACGCAGTAGCGCGTGCCAAGACGACCGGGGGCACCGCACCGGCGTCCGCACGGGACCTCGACGGCCCCGTGCGACGTCCTCGAATTTCTGGTTTGGGAGGGTTGAGAATGACAGTGAAGTCCCTGCTCATCGCCGCGGCGGCGAGCCTTGCACTCGCCGTGCCATCCGCATTGGCCGACGACACGACGGGCCTGACGAAGGATACCATCAAGGTCGGCGTGCCCGGGCCGTTCACCGGCGACGCGTCCAGCTATTCCAAGGCGGAGATCGGCCTCGACGCCTTCTACAGGCACATCAATGACGAGGGCGGCATCCATGGCCGCAAGATCGAGGTGATCAAGGCCGACACCGCCTGCAACGAGGCGCGCGGCATCGCGGCGGCGAAGAAGCTCATCCATCAGGACGAGGTCTTCATGATCCACGGCAATTCCTGCTCCGGCGTCGCGCTCGCCATGAAGCCGACCATCGAGGAGGCCGGCGTGCCCTGGATGATCGCCCATGCCGTCGCCGACAAGCTCTCCACGCCGGTGGTGAAGACCATCTTCCACGGCGTGCCGACCAGCCGCGACGCGGGCACCTTCATGGCCAAATACGCCATGAGCCGTCCGGACACCAAGCGGATCGCCATCGTCGCCCACTCCAACGAATGGGCGCAGAGCTACCGCCGGCCGCTGGTGGAATCCCTCGACGAGGATCACGGCATAGAGCCCGTGCTCGACATGACCATGGAACGCGGCTCGACCGACGCCACCCCGCAGATCCTCAAGATCCGCCAGGCCGATGTCGACTTCGTCATGGCCATCCTCTACGAGGCGGAAACCGCCATCTTCCTGCGCGACGCCCAGAAATACGGCCTCGACGTCACCATTCTCGGCGGCTACGGCACGGATCTGGAGAACACGCTCAAGCGCGTCGGCGACAAGGACGCGGTGAAGAACTACCAGGTGCTCCACATGTTCCAGAACGTGCTCGGCGAGGGCGATCTGAAGACATGGGGCGACGTCATCCACAAATACTATCCCGACGAGAAGCTGACCGCCTTCAGTTTCGCCGGCATCGGCAGCGCCATCGCGATGGCCAAGGCGCTGGAGGCGGCCGGACCCGACCTCACCCGGGAGAAGCTCGTCGCCGAGCTCGACAAGATCCGCGATCTCGATACGGGCGTCCTCGCCTCCGACGTGACCTTCACGCCCGAGGACCATGCCGGCGCCAAGGATTCCGGCGTCGCCGCCTTCGACGAGAATGGCGACATCGTGATCTACCGCAGCTGGGGCCAGCCGTTCTGACGGCGCGATCCGGCAATCGACACCATTCCGCCCCGCTCTTTCGGGCGTCACGAATGCCCCCGGTCGACGCCGGAATTGGGGGCGGAATGGTGACTGTCGGCAAATGAAAGCCTACTCCGGAACCGGAAGGTTGAACCGAGGATGATCGCACAGCTTGTCCTGAGCGGCCTGTCGCAAGGCGCGATCTATGCGCTGGTCGCACTGGCCATGACGGTGCTCTACCGCGCGACCACCGTCGTCAATTTCGGCCATGGCGACATGGTCATGGCGGGCGCCTTCGCCGTCTATGTCATGGTGCTCTATCTGGGCCTGCCCTATATCGCGGCGGCCTTCATCGCGCTGGCCCTCATGTTCGCGCTCGGCATGGCCGTCGACCGCGGCCTCGTCAAGCCGGCACGCCACGGGCCGCATATCGCGCTCGCCATGATGAGCATCGCGGTCGGCTATTTCCTGCGCGGGGTCGCGCGCTCGCTATGGGGCCGCGAGGTGCTGCCCATGCCGCGCGTCTTCGACATCCCGCCGATCTTCCTGGGCGATCTCGTCATCACCGGCGATGCCATCGTCATACTGGGCGCGGTG from the Kaustia mangrovi genome contains:
- the ehuB gene encoding ectoine/hydroxyectoine ABC transporter substrate-binding protein EhuB yields the protein MRVNVDFLRRPAGWLAAGLVSVLAMTGLASAQGVLERAREGGKVTIAVAGEAPYGYRGPDGEITGEAPEIARAVLARLAPDAELSFVTVEFGALIPGLRDGSIDIAAAGMFITPARCGEVAFSNPTYVVGEAFAVKAGNPKGLTDFATVSDNEEARVGLIAGTVEYNYALVTGIPADRAPLYRDFGLAMDALKAGEIDAVALTALTAKDLVDGEDGLEATPQFYPVLDGEQVKGYGGFAFRKEDRDLADAFNGVLADFVGSPAHLALVEPFGFTEDMMPDMTAEDLCKG
- a CDS encoding universal stress protein, which codes for MFQTIVVAVDGSDHSYKAVDTAVDLAKHYGSSLVMTSVYRHHSMLESTHSLVRGREEIEPPDATLKRLAREFTDEAVKRAKDAGIDSVTSEVKRGHPARTIVEIAQQHKADAIVMGSRGLGDIGALLLGSVSHKVNSIAPCTCITVR
- a CDS encoding TRAP transporter large permease; the protein is MTTAMLSLMIVLLLLGFPMLIPLIGAALLGFFAFFGGMMKPEIIIQQMIGGVKPSALIAVPMFILAADIITKGHSADRLLDLVMRFVGHVRGGLAVTTAAACTLFGAVSGSTQATVVAIGGPLRPKMLKAGYKDSFVMALAINASDIAFLIPPSIGMIIYGVVSGTSIAELFIAGIGPGVLILMMFAAYSIVYATIHDIPTDPKATWGERLTAMRRAIWPLGFPVIIIGGIYGGIFSPTEAASVSVLYAFVLEVLIFRSLKVSDIPAIALSTGLITAVVFILVGAGAAFSWTISFAQIPQAILGALGLAEAGPTMVLIAISIAFFIGCMFVDPIVVILILVPIFAPIVQATGLDPVLVGTIITLQVAIGSATPPFGCDIFTAIAIFRRPYMDVIRGTPPFIIMLLTASVLLIVFPQIALFLRDLAFR
- a CDS encoding TRAP transporter small permease, producing the protein MIDRAIARFEAFVLAAGVILMAVNSIGNVVGRFVFAQSIYFSEELNQFLIVLVTFVGLGYAARKGRHIRMSAVYDQLSDRNRKALMILIAGVTAAIMFVLAYYSFLYVSRVANLGKVTPALRLPLYLTYIWVPVGFVITGIQYVLTVTKNLGSRDVYISYEQVDAYDEAEVAGVEPDDLAKAAAVAPGEMPDSADGETNGKGRADR
- the dctP gene encoding TRAP transporter substrate-binding protein DctP, giving the protein MTRFPTSKFATVVAAAVGAVMMSQAAVAEEWKFAIEEITGSVQDRYAQEFKRLVEEKTDGEVTVTVYPYGTLGTSADLTELVTQGALQFANASPGHLGTLVQEIQVFSVPYLLSDNNEANKKVLSESEVIYDTLGSDFEEKGLKLLTMYPEGEMVWTTNREIRKPEDFDNFKMRTMVSPMLIEAYKAFGASPTPMPYGEVYGGLQLKQIDGQVNPIFAIEEMKFYEVTDYMIWAGQQQFTTTVVTGADFYNGLSDERRKMLDETVAELSDYIFKVQDEYNKERLEKIKKAKPDMKMIELTDEEKAVFEKAAMQAREKFIEMTGDSGKKILNDLEAEIKAAEKEAGGN
- a CDS encoding TetR/AcrR family transcriptional regulator, coding for MARTQPRRTQEERSAETRRLLLEATLDSLIEIGYANSSTQRIVERAGVTRGAQIHHYPSKQALVVAATEHLFQGFVDEVAPLAAAMRENELTLDGFVERMWEKFFAGRFFYASLELIVAARSDPALKDQLIPLIRRLHRGLDDIWYRYFRGTDISPARVDTLLNMTLCLFRGMAVQAVLREDPAYYRELLDAWKEILSRMVTEQREAGTVTTQ
- a CDS encoding ABC transporter substrate-binding protein — encoded protein: MTVKSLLIAAAASLALAVPSALADDTTGLTKDTIKVGVPGPFTGDASSYSKAEIGLDAFYRHINDEGGIHGRKIEVIKADTACNEARGIAAAKKLIHQDEVFMIHGNSCSGVALAMKPTIEEAGVPWMIAHAVADKLSTPVVKTIFHGVPTSRDAGTFMAKYAMSRPDTKRIAIVAHSNEWAQSYRRPLVESLDEDHGIEPVLDMTMERGSTDATPQILKIRQADVDFVMAILYEAETAIFLRDAQKYGLDVTILGGYGTDLENTLKRVGDKDAVKNYQVLHMFQNVLGEGDLKTWGDVIHKYYPDEKLTAFSFAGIGSAIAMAKALEAAGPDLTREKLVAELDKIRDLDTGVLASDVTFTPEDHAGAKDSGVAAFDENGDIVIYRSWGQPF
- a CDS encoding branched-chain amino acid ABC transporter permease, translated to MIAQLVLSGLSQGAIYALVALAMTVLYRATTVVNFGHGDMVMAGAFAVYVMVLYLGLPYIAAAFIALALMFALGMAVDRGLVKPARHGPHIALAMMSIAVGYFLRGVARSLWGREVLPMPRVFDIPPIFLGDLVITGDAIVILGAVTVLVAAFFLVFYRTNVGKLIQAVYQTERGAALIGVNVARFHAVMWGVAAAMGAIGGILIAPVTLLYPDMGANLLIHSFAAMTLGGFGSLGGAIVGGLLLGISEQLLGAYVSTALIDVTAYIVIIAVLVIRPVGLFGRQAVVKV